The Nisaea sp. DNA window GATGGTGGCGCTGGCAATGATTGGCTGCATGGCGGGCGGGACAACGACACGATCGACGGCGGTGACGGCAACGACGTCGTGAACGGCGGCCGCCATGACGATCAGCTGACCGGCGGAGCCGGTGCCGACACGTTCGTGTTCGCAGGCCAGTCCGGTCAGGACACGGTCTATGATTTCGCCCCGGACAACGGTGATGTCATCGCGTGGGACCCGATTGATGTCGAGGGTGATGCCAACGATGGTCCCGAAAGCGCTCAGGAATTGCTGTCTCGGGTTACCGAGAACGAAAATGGCGATGCGGTGATCGCGCTCGGTGGGGACAACACTGTCACCCTTATCGGCGTCGCGCCAAGCGATCTCAGTGCGGCAGACTTCTTGATCATCTGATTGCAGATTAATGTGGACGAGCCCCGCAATCACTGTTGCGGGGCTCGTTCTTTATTTCCAACCTCGGTTGAAGAGCCCGCCCAATTCCGCACGGCCAATAGAGAGACACGCGCCGCTGCCATCGGGTGGCGATTGACGACTCCTCCGCGCCTGCGCTCCACTCCTCTCTTGCCCCCCTCCTGAAAGACGGACCCCCATGAGCAAGAGCGTCAATCGTGTGAAAGCAGCCGCCGAGGCGGCCGGGCTGACCATCGAGATCCTGCGTATGCCGGACTCTACACGGACCGCCGCCGAAGCCGCCGCCGCCTGCGGCTGCGATGTTGCGCAGATCGTGAAGTCACTGATCTTCAAGGGTGGCGAGACGGGCGCGCTGAAGCTGCTGCTGGTCTCCGGCGCCAATCAGGTGGATCTGGAAAAGGCGGCGGCGCTGGTCGGCGAGCCGCTGGAACGGGCCGATCCGAAGGAAGTCCGCGAGATCACCGGGTTCGCCATCGGCGGTGTCTCCCCGCTCGGACATCTGACCCCGGTCACGACCTGGATGGACGAGACTTTGCTCGGCTTCGGAACAGTCTGGTCGGCGGCCGGAGCGCCGAACGCGGTATTCGAGATCACCGGCACCGCGCTGCGTGACGCCACCGGCGCCACAATCGCAGATCTCGGTTAACGCTCGGCCGAAGAGGTTTCTTCCGGCGCCTCCATCCCTGGCAATGGGCCGCCGAGCAGATCGTCAATGAACAGGCTGACCAGTTGGGAGCGGCTGGTCACCCCGGCCTTGGCATAGATACGGGTAAGCTGGGCCCTTACGGTGCTTGCCGCCGTCTTTCGGATCTCCGCGATTTCCGCAATCTCGAACCCCTTGATGGCAAGCATCGCAACGTTTGCTTCGGCACCAGTCAATTGCCAGTGCTTGAAATGCTCTCCGATCATCGTACCAAGCGCGCCGGACGCAATCGTCACCGCTTCTTCCGCCCTGCCCGCCTGCTCGATCGTACGGCGCATTTCAATTGCACCGAAGACGATGCCTGACACAAGTGCGACAGCAACAGCCGCCTCCAGCACATCGTGCCCGGACAAGCCGGAGAAGTGCAGATCCCTGATCGCGTCGCCGACAAAGAACACCGCGCAAACGGACTGCAGAACAAGAACGGCGGCGAGCCCATAGACCCGCCGCCGTAATCTGGCTTTTGAATCAGTGTCGCCCAAGAATGCCCCCTCACACAGGCCCGGACTTGCCGCGCCGGCTCCATGTCATTTGCCGGATCAGATTGATCCCGGAAAGTTTCGACTCCAGCAATACACCGCCGACATGCAGAGCCGCCATGAGAACCAGGAGATTTGCCGTAACCTCATGCACCTCTTCAGCAACCTCGCCAATCTGGCTGGCCTCACCGAAATTTTCCAGCAGGATGCCCGTTCCGGCAACCGCGAACAACATGCCCCACAGCCCATAGACCATCAGCGCGCCCAGCGGATTGTGGGACCGGCCAGCTTCCGCGTTCCCGTGCCTGCCGGGGCTCAACATTTTCCGGGCATGATCCCGCGCAGCCGTCAGGCTCGGAGGGAAGGAAGAGAACCGGGCGCGCCGGGTCCCGACGACACCCCAGATCATCCGCAACACGACCATCGCGAGCGCCACATATCCGAGCCATTCATGCAGTTCCGAATGTTCCGAAACGACAGTGAAATTCAGCAAAACACAAACCGCGACGGTCCAGTGCGTGATGCGGACGACCGGGTCCCAGTGTCGAAGAGACACCGGCCGACGCCCGTCCATCAGTGCTTGCGCTCCTGTTCGCGGATGTTGCCGGTCACCGGGTCGAGTTCCAGCTCCCAGGTCTCGCCATTGCGTTTCACATAGACTTCAATCTCATCGCTGTCGTGTTTCAGTCGGATGATTTCGTATCCCTGCTTTTCGAGCAGGGTCCGGACCTGTGCATCCGACAGCCGCTCACCGGACTTGTTGTCCGTTCCGGCAACGCTGTAACCGACCAAGGGAATGGCGATGAGCGCCGCAGCGCAGGCACCGAGCATCAGCTTCTTCATGACTGTCTCCAATCTTCAGATTGTCCGACAACATGATTGCCGCCGGTGATCTGCAGATGGCGCATGACAAAGCGTCGCGGAATGCGCTTTTCGCTTATGGCCGACTTTGTAAGCGGATGCTTACGCGGGAAATTGGCTCAGAGCTTCAGCCCCTTGCCGTCGCCGTCATTGTCGCCTGACTTGTCCGTCTCTCCGGCTTTTGGATTGACCCGTCGAATGATGATATCGCCGTTCGGCAAGACCTCCGGCGCTTCATATTGCGGGATCGAGGAAAAGAAGGCGCGCAGGCCGTCGAGCACCATCTGCGCTCCGCGCTCGATCGTGTCTGCAGGCGGCTCTTCGGCGGCCCTTGCAGGTCCGGTGGCGACGGCCATGGACAGGCCAAGAATTACTGCTAGCGACGGTAGAGTCTTCATCTATGGCTCCTTTGTCAGGACAACCCATCATAGCCATGATTTAGCCGATAAAAAGGCAAAGGCACGCTACCTGCCCCGGCCTGCGACCACGGCACCGGTGACACCGTTTACATCCTCGATGAGTGCTCCGATCTCTTCCCGGGTCATGCCGATAGTCTCAAACAGACAGGCTGCGACCTCTTCAGACCTCTGCTTCAGCGCCCGCCCCTCCGGCATGAGGGAGACCAGCACCTGACGTTCGTCATTGGCGGCGCGGCGGCGGCGTACCAGCCCCGCGCTTTCCAAACGTTTCAGCAAGGGCGTCAGGGTGTTCGATTCAAGATGCAGCAGCTCGCCAAGCTGACCGACGCTCTGATCATCCTGCTCCCACAGGGCAACCAGCACCAGATATTGCGGATAGGTCAGTCCGAGCTTCCCCAGAAGCGGCTTGTAGAACCGGTTCATGGCGTGATGGGCCTTGTAGAGTGCGAAGCACAGAAAGTCGTCCAGATGGGGCGGACGATGCTTTTCCGAATCCGAGTCCGTCATGGATCTCTCCAGAGAGGTTCAGAAGAAATTTAATCGCACACGATTTAATCGCAAGCCCTTGACGCTATCGGCATAGGCATTATTTATATCGTGCACGATATAAATACCCACTCAAACCAAGGAGCCACATCATGTCAGTGAATGTCCTCTATACCATCGGCGCCACCGCAACCGGCGGCCGGGACGGTCAGGCAAAAACCAGCGACGGCGCACTCGATGTCACGCTCTCGACCCCGAAGGAACTCGGCGGCGCGGGCGGCACGGGTAACAATCCGGAACAGCTTTTCGCGGCGGGCTATGCCGCCTGCTTCCTCGGCGCCATGAAGTTCGTCGCCTCCCAGGGGGACTCGTCGGTGAAGATCACGCCGGACACCACCGTCTCCTCCGAAGTCGGCATCGGCCCGCGCTCGGAAGGCGGGTTCGGGCTTGAGGTATCGCTCTCGGTTTCTGTCCCCGGCGCCAACAAGGACGCGGTGCAGAACCTGATCGAGAAAGCCCATCAGGTCTGCCCGTACTCGAACGCTACGCGGAACAATATCGACGTGAAACTGTCCGTCGGCTGAAGCCGAACGCAAATGAGAACGATGGCTAGATGTTGTCCTCGCATTTGATGTGCCAAGGGGGCGTAAAATTACGCCCCCTTTACTCTACTCGAATAAATTCTCATAAAAATCTCTACCAAACACCGCTCGCTGCATCGATGGATGGTTCTTTCGATCTTTGCTCACACATCAGCGATGGAGCCGTCAGGCTACGCCTGCTAACCTTCTTGCCATTCCCCTCGCATTGAATTCCTCACCTGTAGAAGCGGAAGATTTCATGCTGCCTCTCCACCGCACATTAGCGGTTATCGTCGCCACTCTTGCTCTCGCTGCGTGCCAAACTCCCCAGACCATACATGCACCAACAGCCATAACACTTGCCGCAGGACCAAAACTCCCACCGGCACCCCTCCAATACGCACCAGCCGGCACAAAGCTATATTGGACCGGGTGGAGACTTAAGCATGGCACGCGCACCAGCTGGGAGAACTCCCCGACGGTGTTCGAGACCGCAAACGGCATAGAAGCGAGATACCGCAATGAATACGGGAACGAACTGAGGCAAATACGCTTTTGTACTTACTGCGAAAACGCCCTTAACACGTTCGAGAAGGATAAATACCTGGCACTCTGGCCTCTTGAAACGGGCAAAAGGGTCACGTATCTACGCAAACGCAAGAGCCAAGATCTCGCTTGGCAACATACGGTCACGGTGCTGGGCACCGAAACCATTGACACCGGTTTCGGACCAGTGGACACATATGTTGTACGCGAAGACATGGCAGCCGTCTTCCGCACATGGCAAGGCACACGCACCCACTGGTGGGCTCCCTCAATAGGGTACGCGGTGAAAGCTATCAGAACTGATAATAAGGGATACAGTAGCGAGGTGCGCGTCGTGAGAGTCGAGCGCCCATAGCCCTCTTCGCCACTCTGTTTCTCTTCGTTGTCCAGATCTTGGCGGTGGCATTATTGCGCCACCGTCTCGGATACTGGAATACTTGGCTCGCGTGCGTCCGGATTAGCTATTCACTAATTGTCCGGTCACAGATACCTACTCCGCGGCCATGATCCGGGCCTGCCCGGATACCCGGATCGAACTCCCGGGCTCGGATGAAAACGCGGCATGCAGGCGTGAGAGCATGCCCATGTCTTCGCCCTGGATGACCTCAATCTTCCCCGCATGCGGCCAGCCGATATCCCGGAGGTATCCAGCGAAAGCTGCTGTCGCGGCACCGGTGGCCGGGTCTTCATAGACGCCACCCGATGCAAAGGGGTTCCGCGTGTGAAACATCTGCGGGCCTTCCGGGTAGACCAGCAGGATCGTCACCAAACCGTGCCGCCGCATCAGTTCCTGACCCGCCCCCAGATCGTATTTCATGTCGGCCAGTGCCTGACGGGAATTCAGCGCCAGCACGAAATGATCCGCTCCACCATGGATACGGGCTGGCGGGATATCCGAGTCCAGGTCCTCCGCGGAATAGCCGAACAGCGCCATCACCTCGGATGTGAGCTCGGCCGAAGGCGTGTCACTGCGGGTCGGCGGGGATTGCAGTGCCGCCGATAAGGCACCGTCTTGGTTGGCGCCCTCGACGGTGATGTTCGCATTGTTCAGTGTCAGCCCGAAAACGCCATCACCCTGCTTCAAAGCAAGCGCGGCTCCAAGGGCGATCGTTGCGTGCCCGCAAAACGGAACCTCGGACTCCGGGGAGAAATACCGCACCCGCCAGCTCTCGCCTTCCGGCACGGCGAAAGCTGTTTCAGAAAACTCCACCTCGGCAGCAACGCGCTGCATCTCTTCCGCAGGCGGTAATACATCGGCGATGACGACACCAGCGGGATTGCCGCCTTTGTTTCCTTCGGAGAAGGCCGAGATCCGTTGCACGTTCACTTTACAGACACCCTCTTCATTCGTTGCGCAGCAGCGGTCCGGCTTTCTGGGACAGGGCGCTCCAGGTGCCAATCAGGCCGAGCGTGATGGTGATCAGCGTCGAGAAGGCAGCCGTCAGCACCACCGACGGCGTGTCGAAGGCGAAATCGCCCCGCATCAGCTGGGTGATAACCACATAGCCGATGACCGTGCCGATCAGGGCCGCCACCAGAGAGGTGACGAGGCCGAGCAGGCCGTATTCCATGACATAGGCGGTCAGCACCTTGCGTCGGGTCGCCCCCAGCACCTTCAGCACGACCGCATCGTAGATCCGCCTCTGATGGCCGGAGATCACCGCCCCCGCCAGCACCAGCACGCCAGCCAGCAACGTAACCGACGCTGTAATCCGAATGGCAATACCGACCGCGTCCATGATCCGCCCCGCATTGTCGAGCGCATCCTTGACCCGGATGGCGGAGACATTGGCGAACCGGTCCGTGACCGCTCGCTGCACCGCTTCTTCGGCCTCCGGCGTTTCCGCATAGACCGTGGAAATAATGCTGTGCGGCGCCGCCTCCAACGTGCCTGGGGCAAAGACGAAGACGAAATTCATGCCCAGCGACTGCCACTCGATATTGCGCAGGTTATGCACCGTCGCGGTGATCTCACGGCCGAGTACGTTCAGGGTGATGGTATCGCCGACGCCAATGCCGTAGCCGCGCGCGATTTCCGCATCGAAAGAAAGCAACGGCGGTCCACTGTAATCCTCCGCCCACCAGTCACCTTCAACCAGATCGGTGCCAGCTGGCGGCGTGGCGGCATAAGTCAGGCCGCGATCGCCATTGATCGTCCATTGCACGTCCGGATCGACCTTGCGTTCCGCCACCGGGGTTCCGGCGATCTTGACGATCCGGCCGCGCACCAGCGGCGTGCGCTCCATCTTGGTGATGCCGGGCACGCTCTCCACCGTCTCGATAAAACCGTCAACCTGATGCGGCTGGATGTCGATGAAGAAATAGGACGGCGCGATTTCCGGAATCTGCTCCTTCAGCTGGCGCGACAGGTTGGCCTCGATCAGGGCAATCGCAACCAGCACCGTGAGGCCAAGCCCGAGAGATAGGATCACGCTGGCAGTCGGCGCACCGGGCCGGTGCAGATTGGCAATGGCGAGCCGCAGGTCCGGACGTTTTGGCGCCGGCATCATGCGGGCGCCCCGGACGATAAGCTGCGCCCCGCCGCCGAACAGCAGCAGGACACCCACCGCCCCGGCGATAAACCCGCCCGCGAGTTTCGGATCGTCCGTCGCGACCACGGCCAGACCGGCCAGGATCAGGGCACTGATCGCACTGGCGACAATGTATTTACCGGCAGGCCGTCCGGACGGCGGGACGATCAGGGCGCGGAAAAGTTGCGCCGCACGCACAGCCCCCGCCCGGCCGAGCGGCCAGAGCGAGAAGGCGACGGTGGTCAGGTAGCCGAAAGCACCGGCAGTCAGCAGCGGCTTCCAGTAAAGTCCGCCCGGCACCTCGAAAGGCAGCATGCCGGAAATGAGCTTGCCCGCCACCAGCGGTGACAGCGCGCCGATGGCAAGCCCAGCGCCGATGCCCACAGTGGCGACAGCCAGTATCTGGATGAAGTAGGCAGTGAAAACGGTTCCGGTCGTGGCACCAAGGCATTTCAGGGTAGCGATGGTCGCCATCCGCCGGTCGAGGAATGCCCGCACCGCATTGGCTATGCCCACACCGCCGACCAGCAGCGCCGTCAGCCCGACCAGAGTCAGGAATTGCGTCACCCGGTTGATGAACCGATCAAAACCCGGGGCAGCGCGGTCCACGCCGCGCAGGCGCCAGCCCGCATCCGGGAACTTCTCGTTCGTCTGCTCAATCCAGTCAGCGCCCGTGACACCCTGATTCAAGCCAATCAGATAGTGGAAGCGGATCAGGCTGCCGCGCTGGACCAGGCCGGTCTCCGGCAGGGCCGCCGCCGGGATCATCACGCGTGGCCCGAAAGAGGCAAAGCTGACGGCTCGATCCGGCTCCTTGGCGATTACGTCGCGGACCTCGAAGACGGCCTCGCCGATCTTCAGGCGATCGCCCGGGACAAGCTCAAGCCGGGTTGCAAGGGCGGCATCCACGACCGCGCCGTAAGTTCCATCGCGCAGCGCCAGTTCCGTCTGGATTGCGCCACCCTTCTGCAGATCGAGGGAGCCGAACAGCGGATAGGCGTCGCTCACCGCTTTCAGTTCCACCAGGGTGCGCCGGTCCGCGTCCGTTTTCCGCGCCATGGCGCGCATCTCGACCGTTTCGGCGACTGTGCCGGACCGGCGGAACCAATCCACCTGCTCCGGACCCGCCTCGCGATGGGTGTAGCGGATCTCGATATCGCCGCCGAGGATCTCACGAGCATCCCGCTCTACCCCCGCCATCATGGCAGAGGAAACGGACCCGACACCGGCCATTGCCGCCACGCCAAGGGCGAGACACGCCAGGAACACGCGGAAGGAAGAGACCGCACCACGCAGCTCCCGGCGGGCAATCGTCAGGGCAATAAAAAAATTTCGCATCAGGCGCGCTGCCGCTCGGCTGCCGCACCGTCATCCGGTTGGGCGACCTCACCGGGTGCCGCGCGTCTGGTATCCCCCACGATCTTGCCATCGGCCATGGAGATCACCCGGCTGCAATGCTCGGCCAAGGCCATGTCGTGGGTGATCAGCACCAGGGTAGTGCCGTGCGTCTCGCTCAACTCGAAAAGCAGTTCCATGATGGTGTCGCCGGTAGCACCGTCGAGATTTCCCGTCGGTTCGTCCGCCAGCAACAGTTTCGGCCGGGTGACAAAGGCACGGGCGATAGCCACGCGCTGTTGCTCGCCGCCGGAAAGTTGGTCCGGGTAGTGCGTCACCCGATGCGCCAGTCCTACCTTGGCGAGGCTCTCTTCTGCGACGGCAAATGCGTCGCGGGAGCCCGCGAGTTCGAGCGGTATCGCCACATTCTCCAGCGCGGTCATGGTCGGCACCAGGCGGAAGGCCTGGAAGACGATCCCCACCGTGTCCCGGCGAAACACGGCAAGCGCATCCTCGCTCATGGCGGAGAGATTGTGATCGGCGACGGAGACGCTGCCCGAGCTGGCTTGCTCCAGCCCGCCCATCACCATCATCAGGGTCGACTTGCCGGCGCCGGACGGCCCGACGATGCTAACCGTCTCACCGGCTGTGACGTCGAGATCAATACCGCGGAGGATATTGACCTCGCCCGCCCCGCTCCTCAGGTTAAGGTGCAAGTCGGACAACCGGATCAATGCCATGAGTGAGTCTTCCAAGATTAAGAGGCGGGTCAAAGTAAAACTCTGGGGCAGTCCGGCAATGCCAGACACCCCGGAACTGTGCGCACCTTCGCCATATAGGGTCACCATTGTGCATTGCAACGCCGTCAGCCGTGCTTTTCGCTTCTGTTCAGCGGCTGTTTTCCCTGTGTTCTTGTTGGTTTTTCTCGCGTTCAGCTCCGCCACAAAGGCCGAAGTCCGTCTCCTCGGCCTCGGTGACAGCCTGATGGCGGGGTACGGCCTGCCCCCGGGCGACGGCTTCCCCGATCAGCTGCAGGACGCACTACAGGCAGCGGGTATCGACGCCGAAGTGGTGAATGCCGGTGTCTCCGGCGATACCAGCGCGGGCGGGCGGGCCCGACTGGACTGGGCTCTTGCCTCCAATCCGCACGCAGTGATCCTGGAACTCGGTGCCAATGACGGACTGCGCGGACTGGAGCCGACGGAGACCAAGCGCAATCTCGATGCCATCCTGACCGTCCTCGGCGAGAAAGGCCTCCCAGTCCTGCTCGCGGGCATGCTGGCGCCGCCCAATCTCGGTCAGGAATACGGCACAGAGTTCGAGGCCGTGTTCCGCTATCTGGCCGAGAAGCATGGGGTGCTTTTCTATCCGTTCTTCCTCGACGGGGTCGTGGGAGACCCAGCGCTTAATCAACAAGACGGCATTCACCCGACCAAAGAGGGCGTAGCGATTATCGTCGAGCGCATCCTGCCGAAAGTGCTGGAACTCACCGGTCAAACTGGCCAGTAGCCCAACGGTTACAAGCCTCTCCGCAATCGTGACTTCATGCGGCCGCCTCTTCCGGCGGCACGAACATGTAGTAATGATATTTTTATCTTGTTTTACACGTTTTACGTGCATATAAATTGAATACTAAAATACTCACCCCGCTTTGCCGTCCCGGAAAAGGAGATTTGGCATGTTGGACCGGATTTCAGAAAGAATACGTTCATTCGCTTGCCTCGCCGGCAGGCTTTGTGCGGCAACAATACTGTTGCTCACGACCTTGCCCGCACTTGCCCAGGACGTCTCTACCCACCCCCGCCTCAAGATCATCAACGGATGCAGCGAAGTAATTTCAATCAACCACATCGTCGGTCACAACGGCGGAAAACTGACCGCACCGAACCCCGCTGTCCTGCAACCCAGCGGCCAGGCCGGGGATTCCGTGACATTCAATATTCCGGACAAAGGGCTTGCCGGCACACGGTTCTGGCCGAGCATGAAGGTGCAATGCGCCGATGGTAGCTCAGGCTGCTCGATCGGGGAAAGCGGCGGTCCGGGTCTCGTATGCCCTGCCGGGATCGGCTGCGCGCCGCCGGTCGACTCGAAATTCGAAGGGACCTTCGGCTGCTTCGCGGCGGAAGCGGCAAAAGGCAATTGTCAGATCAACCCGTCCGGTAATGGCGCTCCTCTTCCGGATACCGACGGCTGGGACACCAGCATGGTCGATGGATATACGCTGCCCTACAAGGTCGAGATAAAGGGAAGCTGCCCGAACGGTCCGAAGAAGAACAAGATCGATTGCAGCAAACTCAATCTCTCGCAATGCCCGACCAGTGAGGATCTCAGCACCAACGGCGCCTATCCGACGCTCGCCAACGAGGATCTGACCCTCAACTTCCCGACACCGAGTGGCGGCACAACCGATACTCAGACAGGCTGCTATTCACCCTGCTCCAAACTCTCCATCGGTGACTGGCAAAACATCCCGCACCCGCCATTCTCAAACGGCCCGACCACCTATGAGCCCTCCGCCCCCCAGGCCGACTATTATTGCTGCGGCGGGTCGGTCGGCGTTGAAGCCTGCCGGAATGGTCCTGTGGTCAAGACCGACTACGTGAAATTGATCCACAAAATCTGCCCGCAGACCTACGCCTATGCCTATGACGATGGAACCGGCAATTTCTCCTGCCCGG harbors:
- a CDS encoding ABC transporter ATP-binding protein; this encodes MALIRLSDLHLNLRSGAGEVNILRGIDLDVTAGETVSIVGPSGAGKSTLMMVMGGLEQASSGSVSVADHNLSAMSEDALAVFRRDTVGIVFQAFRLVPTMTALENVAIPLELAGSRDAFAVAEESLAKVGLAHRVTHYPDQLSGGEQQRVAIARAFVTRPKLLLADEPTGNLDGATGDTIMELLFELSETHGTTLVLITHDMALAEHCSRVISMADGKIVGDTRRAAPGEVAQPDDGAAAERQRA
- a CDS encoding arylesterase, with protein sequence MFLLVFLAFSSATKAEVRLLGLGDSLMAGYGLPPGDGFPDQLQDALQAAGIDAEVVNAGVSGDTSAGGRARLDWALASNPHAVILELGANDGLRGLEPTETKRNLDAILTVLGEKGLPVLLAGMLAPPNLGQEYGTEFEAVFRYLAEKHGVLFYPFFLDGVVGDPALNQQDGIHPTKEGVAIIVERILPKVLELTGQTGQ
- a CDS encoding PhzF family phenazine biosynthesis protein, with protein sequence MNVQRISAFSEGNKGGNPAGVVIADVLPPAEEMQRVAAEVEFSETAFAVPEGESWRVRYFSPESEVPFCGHATIALGAALALKQGDGVFGLTLNNANITVEGANQDGALSAALQSPPTRSDTPSAELTSEVMALFGYSAEDLDSDIPPARIHGGADHFVLALNSRQALADMKYDLGAGQELMRRHGLVTILLVYPEGPQMFHTRNPFASGGVYEDPATGAATAAFAGYLRDIGWPHAGKIEVIQGEDMGMLSRLHAAFSSEPGSSIRVSGQARIMAAE
- a CDS encoding helix-turn-helix transcriptional regulator, coding for MGDTDSKARLRRRVYGLAAVLVLQSVCAVFFVGDAIRDLHFSGLSGHDVLEAAVAVALVSGIVFGAIEMRRTIEQAGRAEEAVTIASGALGTMIGEHFKHWQLTGAEANVAMLAIKGFEIAEIAEIRKTAASTVRAQLTRIYAKAGVTSRSQLVSLFIDDLLGGPLPGMEAPEETSSAER
- a CDS encoding cytochrome b/b6 domain-containing protein codes for the protein MDGRRPVSLRHWDPVVRITHWTVAVCVLLNFTVVSEHSELHEWLGYVALAMVVLRMIWGVVGTRRARFSSFPPSLTAARDHARKMLSPGRHGNAEAGRSHNPLGALMVYGLWGMLFAVAGTGILLENFGEASQIGEVAEEVHEVTANLLVLMAALHVGGVLLESKLSGINLIRQMTWSRRGKSGPV
- a CDS encoding thaumatin family protein; this encodes MLTTLPALAQDVSTHPRLKIINGCSEVISINHIVGHNGGKLTAPNPAVLQPSGQAGDSVTFNIPDKGLAGTRFWPSMKVQCADGSSGCSIGESGGPGLVCPAGIGCAPPVDSKFEGTFGCFAAEAAKGNCQINPSGNGAPLPDTDGWDTSMVDGYTLPYKVEIKGSCPNGPKKNKIDCSKLNLSQCPTSEDLSTNGAYPTLANEDLTLNFPTPSGGTTDTQTGCYSPCSKLSIGDWQNIPHPPFSNGPTTYEPSAPQADYYCCGGSVGVEACRNGPVVKTDYVKLIHKICPQTYAYAYDDGTGNFSCPATAETIYEVTFFCPLQDS
- a CDS encoding ABC transporter permease: MRNFFIALTIARRELRGAVSSFRVFLACLALGVAAMAGVGSVSSAMMAGVERDAREILGGDIEIRYTHREAGPEQVDWFRRSGTVAETVEMRAMARKTDADRRTLVELKAVSDAYPLFGSLDLQKGGAIQTELALRDGTYGAVVDAALATRLELVPGDRLKIGEAVFEVRDVIAKEPDRAVSFASFGPRVMIPAAALPETGLVQRGSLIRFHYLIGLNQGVTGADWIEQTNEKFPDAGWRLRGVDRAAPGFDRFINRVTQFLTLVGLTALLVGGVGIANAVRAFLDRRMATIATLKCLGATTGTVFTAYFIQILAVATVGIGAGLAIGALSPLVAGKLISGMLPFEVPGGLYWKPLLTAGAFGYLTTVAFSLWPLGRAGAVRAAQLFRALIVPPSGRPAGKYIVASAISALILAGLAVVATDDPKLAGGFIAGAVGVLLLFGGGAQLIVRGARMMPAPKRPDLRLAIANLHRPGAPTASVILSLGLGLTVLVAIALIEANLSRQLKEQIPEIAPSYFFIDIQPHQVDGFIETVESVPGITKMERTPLVRGRIVKIAGTPVAERKVDPDVQWTINGDRGLTYAATPPAGTDLVEGDWWAEDYSGPPLLSFDAEIARGYGIGVGDTITLNVLGREITATVHNLRNIEWQSLGMNFVFVFAPGTLEAAPHSIISTVYAETPEAEEAVQRAVTDRFANVSAIRVKDALDNAGRIMDAVGIAIRITASVTLLAGVLVLAGAVISGHQRRIYDAVVLKVLGATRRKVLTAYVMEYGLLGLVTSLVAALIGTVIGYVVITQLMRGDFAFDTPSVVLTAAFSTLITITLGLIGTWSALSQKAGPLLRNE
- a CDS encoding organic hydroperoxide resistance protein — protein: MSVNVLYTIGATATGGRDGQAKTSDGALDVTLSTPKELGGAGGTGNNPEQLFAAGYAACFLGAMKFVASQGDSSVKITPDTTVSSEVGIGPRSEGGFGLEVSLSVSVPGANKDAVQNLIEKAHQVCPYSNATRNNIDVKLSVG
- a CDS encoding PepSY domain-containing protein, which encodes MKKLMLGACAAALIAIPLVGYSVAGTDNKSGERLSDAQVRTLLEKQGYEIIRLKHDSDEIEVYVKRNGETWELELDPVTGNIREQERKH
- a CDS encoding YbaK/EbsC family protein — its product is MSKSVNRVKAAAEAAGLTIEILRMPDSTRTAAEAAAACGCDVAQIVKSLIFKGGETGALKLLLVSGANQVDLEKAAALVGEPLERADPKEVREITGFAIGGVSPLGHLTPVTTWMDETLLGFGTVWSAAGAPNAVFEITGTALRDATGATIADLG
- a CDS encoding MarR family transcriptional regulator; the protein is MTDSDSEKHRPPHLDDFLCFALYKAHHAMNRFYKPLLGKLGLTYPQYLVLVALWEQDDQSVGQLGELLHLESNTLTPLLKRLESAGLVRRRRAANDERQVLVSLMPEGRALKQRSEEVAACLFETIGMTREEIGALIEDVNGVTGAVVAGRGR